A DNA window from Plodia interpunctella isolate USDA-ARS_2022_Savannah chromosome 12, ilPloInte3.2, whole genome shotgun sequence contains the following coding sequences:
- the LOC128674139 gene encoding zinc finger protein 354A-like, with protein MEGFCRGCLIKYDDPEELLEYTEKNRRLFIYSTGLQVKRNDIFTFQLCKDCYVNMQQACKFKKLCRLSDKKFRTYLSLKESGETQDLCTYLKNSDDNFSLRWGGSSTPANQTRDDDNESTCTSIRNFMQDMLPDTEMPDSEARIIRQVIEEEADVLDDSLDSHWLQDDVSIATDFRLDFSPFSTPRSMSNDHFNTPKHATPDQTPDDNRFNMLDIFKSPNAQSNDNNQSKRNIQNRAIDDILCDSILDNSFGDNFDNNVKTKKVYIHEENEIVKIESSLITAQVPTLADHQIDHMNGKNYYVENTVEQSGTLIEQTISFDEQAVTFCEQPPTFVEQPVTFVEQHPNIVDKDVRGTQYVDDVDRRLNEALQRNEGDAEISLRDLLGSPSEYPTPTPAGLSTPTINNILFGEKLDENSSQGSIGLILEKLPNVDKNKYNLMIDVKSDSNTLLMSPKLVSPKEKLLQKVEKEDTFYSPGNSDSESNLVNIECCVTCNKTFKDKKGLKLHSVRAHGIKLPKAKRKPVIKQMFCDYCGKEYYDRRNFYMHLKRHEKNIQPEKRCEICGIKFRTERKYQLHLATHFGQRIQVTMKEKATCDVCDMTMLKTSLKKHQLKHTRSYVGTCEECGRGFYTLTELRDHTAEHTGERRHSCEHCDSTFKRRNALIRHMRLHTGETRYVCDGCNRGYANKPTLVHHIKSGRCRDFKKTGKMRKIPRKRANVVTILQMQNEIDTKPYRCLLCHSRHKTLNMLKNHQRKQVCRKRQEMISQSNLIEIIDPARPCANVQLEVITEE; from the exons ATGGAGGGTTTTTGTAGAGGATGTTTAATCAAATACGACGACCCGGAAGAGCTATTAGAATATACTGAGAAAAATAggagattatttatttattccactGGGTTACAG GTTAAACGCAATGACATATTCACATTCCAGCTATGTAAAGACTGTTATGTTAATATGCAGCAGgcttgtaaatttaaaaagctaTGCAGATTGTCAGACAAGAAGTTTAGAACATATTTATCTTTGAAAGAATCTGGAGAAACACAGGATTTGTGCACATATCTTAAAAACAGTGATGATAACTTTTCTTTAAG ATGGGGTGGAAGCAGTACACCTGCAAATCAGACGAGAGATGATGATAATG AATCGACATGCACAAGCATACGCAATTTCATGCAGGACATGCTCCCAGACACTGAGATGCCGGACTCGGAAGCCCGAATCATCAGACAAGTGATTGAGGAAGAGGCGGACGTGTTGGATGACTCGCTCGACTCACACTGGTTACAGGATGATGTCTCTATTGCTACTGACTTTAGGCTTGATTTCAG cCCCTTTTCTACGCCAAGATCTATGTCCAATGATCATTTTAACACTCCAAAACACGCCACACCAGATCAAACGCCCGACGATAACCGTTTCAATATGCTTGATATATTCAAAAGTCCAAATGCCCAAAGCAATGATAATAATCAAAGCAAAAGGAATATTCAGAACAGAGCCATCGACGACATACTATGCGATAGTATACTAGATAACAGTTTTGGCGATAATTTcgataataatgtaaaaactaaaaaggtGTACATACACGAGGAAAatgaaattgtgaaaataGAAAGTAGTTTAATCACTGCACAAGTACCTACGTTGGCCGATCATCAAATTGACCATATGAATGGCAAGAATTATTACGTTGAAAACACAGTCGAGCAATCGGGGACATTAATTGAACAAACAATTTCATTTGATGAACAAGCGGTGACATTTTGTGAACAACCGCCAACTTTTGTTGAACAACCAGTGACATTTGTTGAACAACACCCCAATATTGTTGATAAGGATGTTAGAGGAACTCAATATGTAGATGATGTAGACAGGAGATTGAATGAAGCATTGCAAAGGAATGAGGGCGATGCAGAAATATCCTTGCGAGATCTTTTAGGTTCTCCTTCtg agtaTCCAACGCCTACACCAGCCGGGCTGTCGACTCCTAcgataaacaatatattatttggggAAAAACTCGACGAGAACAGTAGCCAAGGATCAATTGGACTTATCTTGGAGAAACTCCCTAATGTAGACAAAAACAAGTACAATCTAATGATAGATGTTAAATCGGATTCGAATACTCTATTGATGTCACCGAAACTCGTGTCTccaaaagaaaaactattacaaaaagttGAAAAAGAAGATACCTTTTATTCACCGGGAAACAGTGATTCCGAATCCAATTTAGTTAACATAGAATGTTGTGTTACGtgcaataaaacatttaaagacAAGAAAGGACTCAAGTTGCACTCTGTACGAGCACACGGAATAAAATTGCCAAAGGCTAAAAGAAAGCCAgtgataaaacaaatgttttgcGATTACTGCGGCAAGGAATATTATGATAGACGGAATTTCTATATGCATTTGAAGAGGCATGAGAAAAAT ATCCAGCCAGAGAAACGGTGCGAAATATGTGGAATCAAATTTCGTACGGAAAGAAAGTACCAATTGCATCTGGCTACGCATTTTGGTCAACGCATCCAGGTCACTATGAAAGAG AAAGCGACATGCGATGTTTGCGACATGACGATGTTGAAGACCTCGCTGAAGAAGCACCAGCTGAAGCACACTCGCTCGTACGTCGGCACGTGCGAGGAATGCGGCCGCGGGTTCTATACGCTCACTGAGTTACGGGACCATACTGC AGAACACACAGGCGAGCGACGTCATTCATGCGAACATTGTGACAGTACATTCAAGCGGAGAAACGCGCTCATCAGGCATATGAGGCTTCATACAg GTGAAACTCGCTACGTGTGCGACGGCTGCAACAGGGGATACGCGAACAAACCTACTTTGGTTCACCACATAAAAAGCGGCAGGTGTAGAGACTTCAAAAAAACCGGAAAAATGAGGAAAATCCCAAGGAAACGAGCAAATGTGGTGACAATACTGCAAATGCAGAATGAAATAGACACGAAGCCGTATAGATGTTTGCTTTGTCACTCGAGACACAAGACTTTGAATATGCTGAAAAATCACCAGAGAAAGCAAGTGTGTAGAAAGAGACAAGAAATGATTAGCCAGTCgaatttgattgaaattatTGATCCCGCTCGGCCGTGCGCTAATGTTCAATTAGAGGTGATAACGGAGGAATAA
- the LOC128674141 gene encoding protein FAM177A1-like, translated as MEAKAISDEEVRVNVKPTRVLHFSDGVDEEIDAAEATELKSCATEEPVDPSKLDWLPWMSHYAWTSGTKVLNVVDAAGESLASFFGITTPKYQIEINEYERMQEEKRRMEEESAGWVPRNAGGDIPLVMSEPQKVGDTENHV; from the exons ATGGAAGCGAAGGCAATATCTGACGAAGAAGTACGAGTAAATGTTAAGCCAACAAGAGTTCTTCATTTTTCCGATGGCGTCGATGAAGAAATTGACGCTGCAGAAGCAACTGAATTGAAAAGCTGTGCTACTGAAGAGCCTGTAGATCCT TCAAAATTGGATTGGTTGCCGTGGATGTCTCACTACGCCTGGACTTCCGGCACCAAGGTTTTGAATGTGGTGGATGCGGCTGGAGAATCTCTGGCCAGTTTCTTTGGAATCACAACACCCAAGTACCAAATCGAAATAAATGAGTATGAAAGAATGCAAGAAGAGAAGAGAAGAATGGAGGAGGAATCTGCTGGTTGGGTGCCAAGAAACGCTGGTGGTGATATACCTTTAGTCATGAGTGAGCCTCAGAAAGTGGGTGATACAGAGAATCatgtttga